One Dermacentor silvarum isolate Dsil-2018 chromosome 10, BIME_Dsil_1.4, whole genome shotgun sequence genomic window carries:
- the LOC125940945 gene encoding tigger transposable element-derived protein 4-like yields the protein MQPSMATRKRKPLSIKDKLNILAAVDRNPKRKRIDIANELGLPASTVNTVVSKRKEIETNAMVFSGATKQARGARHGELEEALLKWFKQARASRVNFDGSVLKEKALEVADLLGIDDFTASNGWISRFRARHGIAYRQVNGEAASVNLADVAKWLSLLPTIINSFHPRDVYNADELGLFYRVQPSKSLSMKGESCHGGKVSKDRITVLLCCNEDGSDMMKPWMIGKVKNPTCLRNIARLPCIYKNNTKAWMTCELFESFLRYLDGRLGCKGRSGLLFLDNCAAHPKDTSFLHNLRVVFLPANTTSHLQPLDAGIIKNTKHLYRKCIVRRFLARVSCGQDPGKLSILDAMHYFKTSWESVKRETVKNCFKKCGFRRQPAAEDTECSEDDPVACDYDMDEEFLSTGADVPFAEFVAIDNDVPTCEPQSVAEIVAEVVGDDAAEVVANEAPEDGGDNEGLRPPATFAEALAGLEALQSFFRTKNNENADNGLQCVQKELFLSKGETHQQKITMFCKK from the coding sequence ATGCAGCCGAGCATGGCGACGAGGAAGCGCAAGCCTTTGTCGATTAAGGACAAGCTGAATATCCTAGCGGCTGTCGACAGGAACCCGAAGAGGAAGCGAATCGACATAGCGAACGAACTTGGACTGCCAGCGTCTACTGTGAATACCGTTGTGTCGAAGCGGAAAGAGATCGAGACGAACGCCATGGTATTCAGCGGCGCAACAAAGCAAGCTCGTGGAGCCCGTCATGGGGAGCTGGAGGAGGCGCTGTTGAAGTGGTTTAAGCAAGCACGGGCCTCCAGAGTTAACTTCGACGGCAGCGTGCTTAAGGAGAAAGCACTCGAAGTTGCCGATCTTCTTGGAATTGACGACTTCACCGCCTCCAACGGGTGGATAAGTCGCTTTCGAGCTAGGCATGGCATCGCCTACCGGCAGGTGAATGGGGAGGCAGCAAGCGTGAATCTGGCCGACGTCGCTAAGTGGTTATCGCTGCTCCCCACAATAATTAATTCTTTTCATCCACGCGACGTTTACAACGCGGATGAACTAGGTCTTTTTTATCGAGTTCAGCCTAGCAAGTCGTTAAGCATGAAGGGCGAGTCCTGCCACGGTGGAAAAGTCAGCAAAGACCGAATAACTGTGTTGCTTTGTTGCAATGAAGACGGCAGTGACATGATGAAGCCGTGGATGATTGGGAAGGTGAAAAACCCAACATGCCTGCGGAACATCGCTCGTTTGCCTTGTATCTACAAGAACAACACGAAGGCGTGGATGACTTGCGAACTTTTTGAGTCCTTCCTGCGTTACCTTGACGGACGACTCGGATGCAAGGGGCGCAGTGGCCTGCTGTTCTTGGACAACTGCGCTGCCCATCCGAAGGACACGTCATTCCTTCACAACCTTCGTGTGGTGTTTCTACCAGCAAACACGACCAGCCACCTGCAGCCTCTTGACGCTGGTATCATCAAAAACACCAAACATTTGTACCGCAAGTGCATTGTGCGACGTTTTCTTGCTCGTGTGTCATGTGGCCAAGACCCCGGGAAACTATCAATTCTCGACGCAATGCACTACTTCAAGACTTCTTGGGAGAGTGTGAAGCGTGAAACAGTTAAGAACTGCTTCAAGAAGTGCGGTTTTCGGCGTCAGCCTGCAGCCGAGGATACGGAGTGCAGCGAGGACGACCCCGTGGCGTGCGACTACGACATGGATGAGGAATTCTTGTCTACTGGTGCCGATGTGCCCTTCGCCGAGTTCGTCGCGATTGACAACGATGTCCCGACTTGCGAGCCGCAAAGTGTCGCCGAGATCGTAGCAGAGGTGGTGGGGGACGACGCAGCGGAGGTAGTGGCGAacgaggcgcctgaagacggcggcgacaacgaaggcttgcgcccaccggctaccttcgccgaagcccttgctggcctggaagccttgcaaagcttctttcgcacgaaaaataacgaaaatgcggacaatggtctgcaatgtgtgcaaaaggagttgttcctgtcgaAGGGTgagacgcaccagcagaaaataacaatgttttgcaagaaataa